The Phyllopteryx taeniolatus isolate TA_2022b chromosome 2, UOR_Ptae_1.2, whole genome shotgun sequence nucleotide sequence GTAGCAGTGCTGTTGATACCCATTTACAGCACACTGTTTTTGGCAATGCCCCAAGATTTCCTGGTTCTGGTCTTGAGTGGCTAAAGAACCGAGTTCAATAATATAACTTTAGTAGTAATTTTACTactaaaattaaaaactgaCTGTATCTTAGCTATAATCCCATGGACATAGAGTCCACTTGCCGCTCtgtccatttttgtttgttttccttgtaAGATATTTTTAAGTTATAGCATTCCAGCTTTACCATTTTCAACTTTGTTacctttttgtcatattttgtttaaaatgtaaaaattcaataaaaatatatatttattaaaaacaagaagaagGTACAGTAAATACTTAAGAATAGTCACAGAAAAGTCATAAAAAGAGCTTGGACTCACAACTTTAGTCAGCTTGTCTTTCATCATTCGTGCCCTGCGTTCAATGTCCAGAGTCACCGTATTTTGAACTGGACAGCTGGATGGCATGGGTCCAATAATATCCTCATCCTCACTGCTGAAGGAGTCAGCATTGTAGCCTGGAGGTAAGGCAGGTCCTGGGAAACCCTCTTCATCTCCATCATTGTCATCATACACTGCATGGCGGAACCCAGGAGGCAAAGCTGGGCCCAGCACTGGTGGCCTGAGAGAATATTGAAGTTACAACTTTACCCCAGGACAATAATCCAACTTTATACTATTCAAAATTACCTGGcctttgtgaaaaagaaatggccccctaaacctactgattgggccatcctcagcagcaagaactgaaatcaagcatttttcataagtggcaatgagtctttcacatacatctctgtggagatattttaggCCAATCTTCCTTgtagaattgtttaaattcagcAAAATCTTTTGAGAATGAACGGCCTTTTGAAGGTTATGTCACTGTACTTCATTTATTCTTCTCCCAaaggtcttgggaatcattgagATGTCTTATTTagttttgtcccccccccccaaagtaaGATTagcctttgtttctttttgttcagCAGTGATTTTCgctttggaactctgccatggatgccatttttgcccactcttccttattgttgtggcATGAACACAGACTCAACAACGCAGAAGTTGTCccgagttcctttgtggcctcttggatgagtcattgTAGTTCTCTAGTCTTTGTAGGCCAggcactcctgggaaggttcaccactgttccatgttttcttcatgtgaggataatggctctccctatttttcgctggaatcctaaagctttagaaatggcttttgtaaccctttctagACTTataaatgtcaattactttatttctcaactgttctggaatttctttggattgtgtcattttgttgcagcttttttagatcttttgtccgacttgaggcagccgactggttagagcgtctgcctcacagttctgaggaccggggttcaatccccggccccgcctgtgtggagtttacatgttctccccgtgcctgcgtgggttttctccgggcgttccggtttcctcccacatcccaaaaacatgcgtggtaggttaattgacacctctaaattgcccgtaggtgtgaatgtgagtgtgaatggttgtttgtttgtatgtgccctgcgattggctggcaaccagttcagggtgtaccccgcctcttgcccgatgatagctgggataggctccaacacgcccgcgaccctcgtgaggagaagcggctcagaagatggatggatggatgtctgacTTAATTTTGCCgggtgatttcttgattgaacaggtctggaggtaatcaggcttgtgtGTGATCAATgacaattaaccaaaaattgtgattagccataattatttaatgatttaacaaacaaaaaaaaggggtgggggggggtaattactttttcacaaagacAGGTAACTGAAAAGTTTATTGTCATTAATAAATGGACTCACcacttaaaaacagcatttgggctatatttgtgtgatatttgtttgatgacaaacattaaaagtggggaaagtatgcaaaaatataagaatttgagaaagggcCCAGTAATTTTTCACagcattgtatgtttttgttctttgctTCTTCAATAGTGATCACTAATTACTGTTCTCATTTGCTTTTCATGCATTTAATTTCATTCGGTCACCTCTCCGGTGAACTCTGTTTCTTGCTAAAACCTGGAGGTAATGCTGGTCCAAAGAAGCCGTCATCTTCGTCAGCCTTTGTCTTCTTTATCCTGTTCAAATGACAGCTGTTAAAAGCTGTGTTTATGTTGACGTTGTATTTAGGTATACCGTAATCTCGTCCGATTTACACACACTGCATGTTTGTCTTCCGAGAAGTGTCCTGTCTTGACTCTTTTGACGACCACTTCACTTTCTTCCGACGAGCTGGACGGCTCACCTCGTTTGTAACCGGGAGGCAAAGCGGGACCGGTAACTAACACACGGAGTCACAAAACTGTGATGAAACTAACATTTAGCATTGTAAcatgactgtattttaaaatataaattatactTACAGTCACTTTCATCGTCAGAATCTGAAGCATTTTTAAAGCTTGGGGGCAAAGCAGGTCCTATAGAGTTCTGAGACGCCATATTGGCAGCGGTTTGCACAAACCACGATATTACTCGTTTTCTAAAAGACTTTTAACTACGTGAAATaccacatttgtcttgtagtctgaatCATTGCGCTCCATGTAAAATACAACGGCTTGTAGTCTGAGTCATTACGCTACATGTAAAATACAACGGCGTTCAGTACCGAGGTCGACATTTTGAACAACACTGCGCATGAGCGCATGTTGTCTACACAGGAAGTTACcctacaagaataaaagtgaAGTCATTCGTTAATTTCCTTGCGGCTCAACTTCCGGATGGAATAAAAACGTTGAGTCCGTGCCACATGGGGTTCTCGAGACTTAGTTGACTCAGGAAGTCActctttttatccatccattttcccgtACAGCTTCTCCTCATGAAGATGGTATTATACAGGGGAAAAAACGTGCATTATCATTTCATTGCAgttgaatatattaaaattgTTCTTCAATGTCATGTAGTGCtgtgtttggctggcaaccagttcagggtgtaccccgcctcctgcctgatgatagcttggataggccccagcacgcccgcgacctaagtgaggagaagcggctcagaaaatggatggatggatgtcatgtAGTATGACTCAGTTTTCATGACTTATTTTCTGACGAGTTTTAGCAAATCAAAACTGCAATTCCTCTTTCAATGCCACATGGCACTTGCGGCTAAAAAGACCAGGCTTGCCACGAGCCGAGAGGGCCGTGGTGAGCCAGACCACCATTTCCTCTTGCTCTCCCTCCCATATGATCGTCCCTGCTTGCATCCTAGGTTCCACTCACAACACACCCATAGTCACCCTAATAgattctgtttctgattctTGGGCTCCATGTTTTAGTGCATTGCGCAATAACAGAAACCTAGTTTACATAACTATGGTTCTCTTGTGCTGTCGAACTTGGACCATGGTGATATTGTTGGTGGAGTAGTTTTTCCATTCAAATATGATACGGCATTTGCGACTAACACA carries:
- the gpalpp1 gene encoding GPALPP motifs-containing protein 1, encoding MASQNSIGPALPPSFKNASDSDDESDFTGPALPPGYKRGEPSSSSEESEVVVKRVKTGHFSEDKHAVIKKTKADEDDGFFGPALPPGFSKKQSSPERPPVLGPALPPGFRHAVYDDNDGDEEGFPGPALPPGYNADSFSSEDEDIIGPMPSSCPVQNTVTLDIERRARMMKDKLTKVDAPEVQTRETWMTELPPELQHIGLGARTFKKRSGPEKGDRSIWTDTPADTDRKSRERLEREKKGETEKDSAPQISQKDLEMADTVSKYNKTKRSESLMSLHTKTMKEKAKQPRDEPVERRAFDRENDLQVNRFDDAQKQRLLKKSQELNTRFSHSNDKMFL